In Gracilibacillus salitolerans, the sequence AACTGTCTTGTTCTTCTGTCGTTTGCAACAATGGCTTCACTTTTTCGATATCCATTCCAATACCATTATCCAAACAATCGACAACGATTACGTCACCTTTAAGATAACAACGTATCGTGATATTTTTATGTTCCTGTGAATGCCGGAAGCCATGTTTAAAGCTATTCTCCACTAAGGGTTCCAGCATTAATTTTAGAACTATACTATTAGCTAATCCTGCCTCCATAAAAATCGTATACTGAAAGGTTTCTCCTAACCTTTTTTTCTGTAGCTCCATGTAGCTTTGGACATACTTTAATTCGTCCTTTAACGGAATCCATACCTTTCCTTGGCTAAGGGTAATCCGAAATAAAGTCGATAAATCTTCAATACTTTTACTTGTTTCCGGCGCTCGCTCCAAACGGGCCGTCCAGCGTATCATGTCGAGCGTATTATATAGAAAATGGGGATTGATCTGACTTTGTAACGCTTTCAATTCTGAATGCTTATTTTGAATCTCCAGCTTATATTTATTGTCAATTAATCGCTGAATCTGTTCAACCATCGAATTGAAACGATAGCCAAGCTGCCCAACCTCGTCTTTCGAGCGGATTTTAACCCGTGCTTTAAAGTCCCCGAGCTCCAGCCGTTTTGTTTCTCTTGTTAATTCCAGAATTGGTCGAACGACAAAGAAGACAAATCCAGCAAATGTCATTAACCCCATAAACACTGCGATCAAAATCATATATCCAAAGGTTGATCGGATATCCTTCATTTCCGATAAAATATACTTTTCACTGACTACCGATACCAAATGCATATTAATTTGCTCGATATATCTCGATACACCATAATAAACATCACCGTTTGACTCTAACTGAAAACTTTCTCCACCTGAATGAATATTATCAATAACTGTTTGATAGCTAAAAACCTGACCTAAGTCAGAACCCGTTATATCCTGTTCTTGGTTATGAACGAAAAAGGCTTGATGCTGTTCATTTGTAAAACCTGCTGTCACGTGCTGATACAATGCTTGCTGATCAAGACGGATACTGACAAATCCAATTGGTCGCTTAATATCATAAAGATGGTTAATAACACGGTACAAGGTAATCACTTTTTCATCTTGATTGGTTCGTTGGTTATACATCTCGTAAGGCGGGCTCCACAGCATTTCCCCTTCCATCTCCATTGCCTGGTTAACCCATTTTTTTTCATCTCCTTCGACAATCTCACCAACTGATAGTACTTGCTGATTCTGTCCCTCTATTTGAACAGAATGAAAATAATCTTTCTCTGATTGGTGGAAAACAAAGAAACCATTTAAATTACTACGGACTTGATTTAAATGGTTGTAATCTTCACCTGTAACAGCTGGATACGTCATGAAATCACGAAATTCATTACTGTAAATCATGTACCTGGAAATATCCTCGATTTCTTCGATAACATTATTTAATTGGGACTCCATGTTATTTAAATTACGATGAGTAGTAGTTATAATCTGTTCTTTTAAGATATTGTTAGATTGATAGATAACGATCGAACCGATTAAGCCGCTTGGTATCGTTACAAGTAGTAGAAAGATAATAACAGATTTCCATTTTAAACTGTTTTTAATATAGTGGATTAGTTGCATGTTTATTTACTCCTATTTATTTCGTAGTTAGTAGTAAGTAGAGTATAACATTTTCCTTATGCGCAAAAAGTAGAGCATCCCGTAAGACACTCTACTTATCAGCTCATACTATCAACTATTCTAGCTCACTTTCTGCCACACGTTGAATATTTTCGGCTGCTTCTTCAGGAGTTGAACCACCGACCGTTATCGATTGCAGCTCATTTTCTAATTGGTCATTTACTGCCGGTGTCAAGGTCGCATCATAAACCGGTGCTGGTTCCGATTCGGCAATAACTTCTAACATCTCTTCTGTTAATGGATGAAGTTCTGCGTCATCCGGAACATCTACATTCGCAATAATCGGGCGACCAACTTTAATCAACTCTTCCCATAGCTCTTGATTGTAGACATATTGTAAAAATGTATGTGCTGCTTCGAGTTTTTCGCCCTCTAGTTCGCTATTGATAGCAACCCCTGTTCCTGCGACAGTAGATATCGTCTTCTTATCATTTAAAGGAATCATAGAGACACCAATATTTTTATCTTCCGGCATATTCTCTAAAATAGAAGAAATACCCCAGTTTCCATCCATCACCATTGCCGTTCTTCCTTGAAGGAAGTAATCAATCATCTGTGTACTATCAATGGTATTTAGGTCAGGATTAAATGCTTCTTTTTTCACTAATTCATCAATCACTTCCAATGACTGGACAAAATCTGAATCAGTAAATGCTCGCTCTCCGCTGGAAACGCCTTCCAAGAAATCATTTCCAGTAAATCGATCTGCTATCGTTGAAATATAAACAGATTGCAATACCCAAGCATCTGAGTTACCTAATGCCATTGGTGTAATATCACTTGCATTAAGATCCTCTATAAGCTGGAGAAACTCTTCATACGTTTCCGGAAACTCATCATATCCAGCATCCGCTAACATATCTTTATCATAAAAAATCATATGTGTTGGATTTGTGTTAGCAGGAACAGCATAGGCATCACCATCAATCGAAAAGTCATCAAAGTCCTCTTCATCCAATAAGCCTGTTTCCTCTGTCCAATAGCTAGTAATATCATTAATTGGTTGTACAACACCACCATCTACAAGTGGTTCCAATTCTGCGCCGGGCCATACTTGGAAAACATCAGGTAATTGTCCACCAGCTGCTTGTGTATTTAATCTTGTTCTATAATCAGCATGTGGTGTTGTATCTACCTGAAGGTCAATTTCTGGATGTTCTTCACCAAATTTCTCTACTACATCCATAAATGCTTGGTAATCAGCTCTGCCAATATCTTCTGATTTCCAGAATTTCAATGTGACTGCATCGTCATTCGCGTTATCATTTGTGGATTCTCCATCATTTGATGATGTTTCCTCTCCACTCTCACCTGAGCATGCTACTAAGAAACTAATCAGTAAAACGACTAAACCTAGAAATAAATTATTGCTCCACTTTCTCATAATCAACCCTCCGCGTTTTTGTTATCGCTTACATTAGGGATTATCTCATAGAAGGATAAACAAAAAAATACAACAAAGTTAATATAATATCCAATAATTTATACTCCGTAAAAAATACATCCACGTTTAATAATAAAGTTACAATACTCAGTAATCCTATATCCTTTACCCATAATAAAATGCATTGCTAAAGCGGGGGTGGGACAGAAGTACTCGATTTACGTCAAAACAGATTGATGCACATGTTTTTGTTCCTTGGATAAGCGTTTCTGTTCCTTGGAAAAGTATCGTTCTTCCTTGGATAAATGAATATATCCAAGGAAGGGCGTAATCAATCCTTGTCCTCGTGAATACATTAACCTAATGCCACATCAAGAATCATCATCAATACAAAACCTACCATTAAACTCATGGAAGCCAAATCTTTATTGCCTTTTTCTTGTGAACTCGGAATCACTTCTTCGGCTACAACAAATATCATCGCTCCAGCCGCAAAGCTTAATGCGTACGGTAATAATGGTTCAATAAAGGAAACTGCAAATGCCCCAATGACCGCAGCAATCGGTTCGACCATTCCTGAAAATTGCCCGTATTGGAAACTTTTAGTGCGCGACATCCCTTCTGCTCTTAATGGCATGGAAACTGCCACACCTTCAGGAAAGTTTTGAATACCAATGCCTAGTGCTAATGTGATAGCACCGGCTAAAGAAGCTTCTGTTCCACCATTTGCAAGTGCACCGAAAGCAATTCCAACTGCCAACCCCTCTGGGATATTATGAAGCGTGATCGCAAGTACTAGCAGTGTACTTCTTTTTCTTTTTTTCTGGTGAATTCCTTCCGCCTCTTCCACAGGGGTATTGGGATGTAAATGAGGTAAAACCTTATCAATCCCCCATAAGAAAACACCACCTAATAAAAATCCAAATGCTGCGGGAAACCAGTTTCCGATGGCATTATCAACCGACAATTCAATAGCTGGACCTAGTAAAGACCAATAACTAGCGGCAATCATAACACCACCAGCAAAGCCCAACATACTATCCATTAATCGCTGATTGATGCTTTTCGTTGCAAAAACAAGACTCGCTCCTAATGCAGTCATTCCCCAAGTGAATAAAGTAGCTATAAGTGCTTGTGTTATTGGACTAAAATGTTGAAAAAAATCGATCATGATGAAGAAAGAACTCCTTTCTTAAATGTTAGATAACTCTCAACTGATTACACTATTTTATCAAATGATAGATGAAATAATTAATTATTATAGTTTAGCACTAATTTTGCCAGTAATTAAATTTAACGTTCCAGAAACATGACAAAGGACAGTACCGAGTTGATGGTACTGCCCCTTTTATTCTTTTCTTCCCTTAAATTTAATTTGCAGTTGCTAATTTTTCTTGAGAGCTAACGATAGCATTGGTGCACCAAAGAAAAGCAAGAGCACAAAAATAGATTAAGAAAAGCGCAGAGCGCCCGTATATTCAGGCATACAGGCTACTTCAATCCAATATTCATAATAAGGATTATCTCATCAATTTCAATTCAGCTTGTTCATTATAAATTTTGGTACTTATCCTCTTTTTTAGTTCCAAATTTAAGATATTGGGTTTCACTTTGGTACTTAAACCGGCTTTAAGTACCATATTTGATCGTTTGCTTTCTAGTTTTGGTTCTTAATTGTCTTTTAAGTACTACTTTGATTTTGTGCTTCGATATTTTGGTACTTATTTTTCTAGGCTGACAATTTATACTTTCTCCCAAGGGCATTAGGGCGATTCGTGAAGTCGCCTAGTTTCTGGGCACTCGAAGATAGTCAAATACCCAAATTTTATCCTTTCTTTCCTATCTAGAAAAAGGAGTAAGCACTCGCCTACTCCCTTTTTCTATTTACTTGATCTCACATTATTTAATTTAACTGCTCAGCAAAAGCTTCGGCTCTTTCCACTAATGCTTCTTTTGCATCTTCTGAAATATGTTTCTGCATCGATGGTTTCTCAATCTGAGTCAAATACTTTTCGATAAACTTAAGTGCTTGAGCTTCCGAATTTTTCTCATAATGATGAACTGCCTGTTTATACGTGTTTGTCAATTGATCTGCTAATGGTCCGCTTAAATCACCTGATTCAATATAGCTATCCATTAATTCTTGCAGATCTGTTGGACTTTCCAATAAATTTTGTAATGTAAAGTAGTCAAAGTCAGCATTTATATCTCCAGCAAAAGTTGATGTGCCATATAACCCTACTTTTATATTATTTAGTGAAATCTCCATTGGATCTGCCGCTTGAATCCATTCTGAGCCATCCCAATAATATGAGGTCACTTGATTATTAACTTTTTTCAACTTCAAATAAATGGTGTCTGTCCCCGGATGTGCGACCATGTTATCTGGTTTCGAATAAGAACCATTTTCTTCTTTAGCTGATTCAATGCTGTAACCATCAGTAGTATTCGTATCCCAAACATGACCGAGTCTTACATAGTTATCTTCATCTTCCCAAATATACAAACCTGCTTGTTGGTGATTTTGGCGGATTGGAGCAGTAAGCTTTGTAGTAATTTCAAAATTACCTTCAGGTGCATCCCTCAGAAACAGATTTTTCAAAGTGTTAGCTTCTTCGTGCGAATCTCCTTCAGATGTTAATATTCTTAACTTGCCAGGCACTTCTGTTAAACTCCATCTTTCCTCTACTTCCCTATAAATAGACCATTCTTCTGATAATGACTCACTATCAAAATGATCAACATTTGCACCAGAAGCAATTGGAGGATTCACCTGATCTTTAAATTGATTAACCGCTTCTTCTAAAATCTCAATTGCCTCTTTTAACGATTCTTTTGATAGATCATTTTGTTCCAATACTTCCTGAGCACTAGCTATTGCTGAATATAATGCATCTGCAACACTCTGTTCGTATTGTCCTGGCTTTTCACCTATTTCAGCATTATCGAGTAACTCCTGTGCTTCACTGATTAGTTTTTCTAAATCACTATTATCAACAAGGCCAATTAATTCTCTATGAGCATTGCGTATTTGGTCAAAATCAGCCTTTTCGATTTTCCTGTCGTAGCTCAACAAGCCGTTAATTTCAATCTCTACGTCAGTAATTTGTGTGTAAACAGCTGCACTTAAACCGGGATCTTCTTTTAGTTGTTTGATACCATCAATTAACCCAAGATAGCGATTTGTTAATTCTTCCTTACTGCTTTGCATTTCATAGTTAAAGACGTTTCCACTCCATTCATTGCCAGGAACATGCAAGCCAAGGCCACCATACTCTCCAAGTACAGCTATACGGTCTTCCGTAGGTGTTGGTGAATCTGGACCTACATATGCGTGGAAATCTATTACATCACCTGCACCCACATCAGTCCATCCACTTGCATTAGAGACTAGGCGAGTTGGATCTAATTCCTCTACCCAATTGGTTATTCTTTCTGTATCATATTGACCCCATCCTTCATTAAACACTGTCCATAAAAATAATGAAGGGGAATTGTAATGCTCATTGATCATTTCTTCAAACTCTTGTTCAAATTGTTCTGCATCTTCTGAAGATGGATTAGTATCAAACATACTTGGCATGTCTTGCCAAACTAACATACCCATTTTATCCGCCCAATAGTGAAAACGTTGCGGCTCTAATTTTGCATGTTTACGGATCATGTTGAAACCAAGTTCTTTCGCTTGTTCGATATCAAACTTCAACGCGTCATCTGTTGGAGCCGTATAAATGCCAGCCGGCCAGTAACCTTGGTCAAGCGGTCCCATTTGAAATACGAATTCGTCATTCAGTAAAGGACGTAGTGTTCCGTCAACCATACCCGTTGAAATTTCCCTCATACCAAAATAACTAGCTACTTCATCTACAGTCGTATTTCCATCCTTCAGTCGAACTTTCAAGTCATACAAAAACGGATCTGTAGTTGACCACAATCTAGGATCTGGTACTGGTATTTGCATATTTTCTCCAACACTACCAGTCACTCTGCCAACTTCTTCGCCCTCTTTATATGCAATGGCTTCCACTTCCAGATCGGTATCGTCTGAAGCTTCTACCTGTAATTCTAAGTACTCGTCATGTATTTCAGGTGTCATTTTCAGGTTGCTAATATGTGTGTTAGAAACCGGTTCTAACCATACTGTTTGCCATATGCCCGAAACAGATGTATAAAAGATCCCGCCAGGAATTAATCGTTGTTTGCCAAGTGCTTGACTTAATGACGTAGAGTCATTTACTTCAACTATTAGCTCATTTTCTCCTCCAACTAAATATTCACTAATATTAAAACTAAATGCATCATATCCTCCTTTATGTCTACCTACTTCATTTCCGTTCACATAAACATTTGTTTCCCAATCGACAGCACCAAAATGTAATAACACATCATTAGTAGACCATCCTTCAGGAATCGTAAAACTACGTTTATACCACATATGATCTTCATGTCTTTCAATACCTGATAATTCTGACTCAACAGCAAACGGTACAAGAATAGTTTCATCCAGGGATTGACCAGTTGGAAGTGAATCATCGCTAGATGCAGATTCAAACTGCCATTCACCATTTAAGTTCACCCAGTCATCTCTAACCATCTGTGGTCTTGGGTATTCAGGTAATACATTATTTTTATCGATATCTTCTGCCCATGGCGAGGCAATAATATATTCAGAATTGTTAATAGCAAAAGTCGTAAAGCCTTCCAGTGATTTTCCTTCTGTAGTAGTAATTGGGCCTTCACCATCATAAGATATAAATAAATTATCATTATCTTTTGCAGTAATTGGATACTCTAGTTCCAAAAGAATTGTGGAAGGATCATCGGCTTTTAACTCAGCGTGAATTGGTTGCTTATTACCTATTGCAGAAAAATAATTGGTAGCTTCATCTGGCAATTCATTTAAAGCGTTTTCAAATGTCAACGAAACTTTCAAACCGTCTGCTGAAATAGCTGCATCAGTAGGACCGGTTACAGAATAATCCTCTGGCAAATATAAGTTTTGACTTGGGATCACTTCTTTTGGCTGTGAATCACTTGACCAACTTAACTTTAAATTCGAACCACCCATGTCTTCAAAATACTCAATTTTAATATCATACAATTCTCCAGCTTCCAATGAAACAGGAGCACTTTGCTGTTCATTATCCCAATCATTCACCCAGTGATCAATTATTAATTCATTATCTATCCATAAACGAAAGCCATTATCTCCTATCATTGAAAAAGTATAATCTTGAGAGAATTCAGGTTGTAGCTGACCCGTCCATCTAACAGATACATCATCAGCTTGTCCTGTTAATTCTTCTAACAATGACTCTAAATCACTAAAGTTGATATTTGGTGACACTACAGTTGCTTTCTTATCATCAAAATCAAATGCACCAGGGTTTGAACTAGTGTAAAAATCCCCCTTCAAACCATTTTGTCCATCGTTTTCAGAATCTGCAATTAAAGTGGAAAGTGGGAGTAAAAACATCATGATGATAAAAAAAGCTAAAATTCCATTCCTTCTAATTTTGATATTCATGAAAATCCTCCTCTTTACATAGTTAATACAAGAAATGATTACCACGTACAAGTTTCTTTATAAAACTACATTTACATCACCTCCTTCAATTCAGTAGCAAAGGATTAAGTATCCAACTGATTCCTAGCAAGTACTTCAGTGTCAGGCTTAACATTTATTTTTTTATTGAATTTCATCTCCTTCCTTCTCCTATTTAAGACAACAAGTCTCTGGAGAACAATAAATATAAAGAGTAAAAAACCGACAGCTATTTTTGTCCACCATGAACTAAGTGTACCTTGAAACATGATGATCGTCTGAATAGTCCCCATGCTTAATACTCCGAGCAGAGGCCCTATTAAGTAGCCAAAGCCTCCTGTTAACAAGATCCCCCCTATCACACATGCTGCAATCGCATCCATTTCCATACCCAATAAATGCAAACCATATCCTGAAAGCATGTAAATGGTAAAAACAAAACCACCTAGCGCAGAACAAAAACCTGAAAACATATATACTAAAATGGTGGTCCGCTGAACAGGAAGTCCCATTAATTTTGCTGAACTTACATTACCTCCAATGGCGTAAATATTTCTTCCAAACTTAGTATATTTGGCCATGAAAATAGCCATTATCACCAGCAATAACGCAATAATTACTCCGATAGATACATAGCCTCCTCCGATGATAGGTACTTTAGCACTGGAAAGATAGCTATATGTTTCATTAGTAATTACAATACTTTCGGTATTAATTAGAAAACTAGCACCTCTCGCTAAGAACATGCCTGCTAATGTGACAATCCAAGGGTGTAAATCAAATTGACTAATTAAATATCCCTGAAAACCACCGAAAAGAATTCCAACTAAAAGTGTAAGAATAATGACTAAATATGCATGGAATCCCATTTCTAACAGAGTTGCTGAAACCATACTGATAAACGCCACAAAAGCCCCCACCGATAGGTCAATGCCACCTGTAATAATTACAAAAGCCATCCCAGTTGCCACAATAATAAGATAAGCATTATCAATAAATAAATTTAAAAAAACTTGAGTACTGAAAGACCCAGTAAACGAAATAGATCCATATCCATATAACATTACAATTAATACGGTTGTTGCAAGAATAAAAATATGTTTTTCTATCCATGCTATATCAAAAATTCTCATGTGTATGACACCTTCTTTTTGCCCAAATTTACAAAGATTTTTCTAAATGCCTCCGACTGCATTAAACACACCAGAATTACTACCAACGCCTTAACTACCATTACAATTTGTGGATTTACACCAATTGAATAAATAGTGGTTGATAATGTCTGAATAAATAATGCACCCACTACGGTCCCAGCTAAGAAATATCTTCCTCCCCGCATAGACGTACCACCAATTACAACTGCGAGTATTGCATCCAGTTCTATCCATAATCCAGCATTATTAGCATCCGCACTACTAACATTTGCACTTACAATAATGCCAGCGATTGCAGCACAAAGCCCACAAATCGTATAAACAAGAAGAATTATTTTCTTTGGCTGAATTCCTGCAAATTTACTGGCAGTCATGTTATTACCAATAGATTCAAGAAACAATCCCATAGCTGTCCGTTTCTTCAAGAAAATCATTATAAAAAAAACAAGTATGCCAATGTAAATAGGGAAAGGAAAACCAAATAAAAATCCAGTACCAATATAATTATAAATAGCGTTATTTGTCGTTAAGATTTGCCCGCCAGTGATCAATTGAGCAATCCCTCTGCCGACTACTAGCAAAATCAAAGTTGCTACCATCGGCTGTATTTCAAATACTGATACAAGTAAACCGTTCCAAAAACCACAGACAACTCCGACAATTAAAGCTACAACTAAAGCCAGCCAAATGTTTTGATACTCCATAATTGCTGCTGCAGTAGCACCTGATATTGCTAATACTGAACCAACGGAAATATCTATACCTTCTTTTGCAATAACTAGTGTCATTCCAATGGAGATTATCACTAGTGGTATCGAACGATTTAAAATATCAATAAGACTGCCAAATAAATGATTATTTTTTATTTCAATTACAAAAAAGCCAGGATCTATAAGTAAATTTAAAACAAGTAACAAAGCTAATACAGTTAAAGGCCAAAATATTTTTTGCCTAGACAGTTTAAGAAGGTATTGCTTCAT encodes:
- a CDS encoding sensor histidine kinase; the protein is MQLIHYIKNSLKWKSVIIFLLLVTIPSGLIGSIVIYQSNNILKEQIITTTHRNLNNMESQLNNVIEEIEDISRYMIYSNEFRDFMTYPAVTGEDYNHLNQVRSNLNGFFVFHQSEKDYFHSVQIEGQNQQVLSVGEIVEGDEKKWVNQAMEMEGEMLWSPPYEMYNQRTNQDEKVITLYRVINHLYDIKRPIGFVSIRLDQQALYQHVTAGFTNEQHQAFFVHNQEQDITGSDLGQVFSYQTVIDNIHSGGESFQLESNGDVYYGVSRYIEQINMHLVSVVSEKYILSEMKDIRSTFGYMILIAVFMGLMTFAGFVFFVVRPILELTRETKRLELGDFKARVKIRSKDEVGQLGYRFNSMVEQIQRLIDNKYKLEIQNKHSELKALQSQINPHFLYNTLDMIRWTARLERAPETSKSIEDLSTLFRITLSQGKVWIPLKDELKYVQSYMELQKKRLGETFQYTIFMEAGLANSIVLKLMLEPLVENSFKHGFRHSQEHKNITIRCYLKGDVIVVDCLDNGIGMDIEKVKPLLQTTEEQDSYALKNVHDRITNAFGQDYGIEMIEVQEGACVRLNLPRIKNKQMLNKLIEGDEMPNDAKDVDR
- a CDS encoding ZIP family metal transporter; the encoded protein is MIDFFQHFSPITQALIATLFTWGMTALGASLVFATKSINQRLMDSMLGFAGGVMIAASYWSLLGPAIELSVDNAIGNWFPAAFGFLLGGVFLWGIDKVLPHLHPNTPVEEAEGIHQKKRKRSTLLVLAITLHNIPEGLAVGIAFGALANGGTEASLAGAITLALGIGIQNFPEGVAVSMPLRAEGMSRTKSFQYGQFSGMVEPIAAVIGAFAVSFIEPLLPYALSFAAGAMIFVVAEEVIPSSQEKGNKDLASMSLMVGFVLMMILDVALG
- a CDS encoding ABC transporter permease — its product is MKQYLLKLSRQKIFWPLTVLALLLVLNLLIDPGFFVIEIKNNHLFGSLIDILNRSIPLVIISIGMTLVIAKEGIDISVGSVLAISGATAAAIMEYQNIWLALVVALIVGVVCGFWNGLLVSVFEIQPMVATLILLVVGRGIAQLITGGQILTTNNAIYNYIGTGFLFGFPFPIYIGILVFFIMIFLKKRTAMGLFLESIGNNMTASKFAGIQPKKIILLVYTICGLCAAIAGIIVSANVSSADANNAGLWIELDAILAVVIGGTSMRGGRYFLAGTVVGALFIQTLSTTIYSIGVNPQIVMVVKALVVILVCLMQSEAFRKIFVNLGKKKVSYT
- a CDS encoding extracellular solute-binding protein — encoded protein: MRKWSNNLFLGLVVLLISFLVACSGESGEETSSNDGESTNDNANDDAVTLKFWKSEDIGRADYQAFMDVVEKFGEEHPEIDLQVDTTPHADYRTRLNTQAAGGQLPDVFQVWPGAELEPLVDGGVVQPINDITSYWTEETGLLDEEDFDDFSIDGDAYAVPANTNPTHMIFYDKDMLADAGYDEFPETYEEFLQLIEDLNASDITPMALGNSDAWVLQSVYISTIADRFTGNDFLEGVSSGERAFTDSDFVQSLEVIDELVKKEAFNPDLNTIDSTQMIDYFLQGRTAMVMDGNWGISSILENMPEDKNIGVSMIPLNDKKTISTVAGTGVAINSELEGEKLEAAHTFLQYVYNQELWEELIKVGRPIIANVDVPDDAELHPLTEEMLEVIAESEPAPVYDATLTPAVNDQLENELQSITVGGSTPEEAAENIQRVAESELE
- the yjfF gene encoding galactofuranose ABC transporter, permease protein YjfF, whose product is MRIFDIAWIEKHIFILATTVLIVMLYGYGSISFTGSFSTQVFLNLFIDNAYLIIVATGMAFVIITGGIDLSVGAFVAFISMVSATLLEMGFHAYLVIILTLLVGILFGGFQGYLISQFDLHPWIVTLAGMFLARGASFLINTESIVITNETYSYLSSAKVPIIGGGYVSIGVIIALLLVIMAIFMAKYTKFGRNIYAIGGNVSSAKLMGLPVQRTTILVYMFSGFCSALGGFVFTIYMLSGYGLHLLGMEMDAIAACVIGGILLTGGFGYLIGPLLGVLSMGTIQTIIMFQGTLSSWWTKIAVGFLLFIFIVLQRLVVLNRRRKEMKFNKKINVKPDTEVLARNQLDT
- a CDS encoding FIMAH domain-containing protein, which gives rise to MNIKIRRNGILAFFIIMMFLLPLSTLIADSENDGQNGLKGDFYTSSNPGAFDFDDKKATVVSPNINFSDLESLLEELTGQADDVSVRWTGQLQPEFSQDYTFSMIGDNGFRLWIDNELIIDHWVNDWDNEQQSAPVSLEAGELYDIKIEYFEDMGGSNLKLSWSSDSQPKEVIPSQNLYLPEDYSVTGPTDAAISADGLKVSLTFENALNELPDEATNYFSAIGNKQPIHAELKADDPSTILLELEYPITAKDNDNLFISYDGEGPITTTEGKSLEGFTTFAINNSEYIIASPWAEDIDKNNVLPEYPRPQMVRDDWVNLNGEWQFESASSDDSLPTGQSLDETILVPFAVESELSGIERHEDHMWYKRSFTIPEGWSTNDVLLHFGAVDWETNVYVNGNEVGRHKGGYDAFSFNISEYLVGGENELIVEVNDSTSLSQALGKQRLIPGGIFYTSVSGIWQTVWLEPVSNTHISNLKMTPEIHDEYLELQVEASDDTDLEVEAIAYKEGEEVGRVTGSVGENMQIPVPDPRLWSTTDPFLYDLKVRLKDGNTTVDEVASYFGMREISTGMVDGTLRPLLNDEFVFQMGPLDQGYWPAGIYTAPTDDALKFDIEQAKELGFNMIRKHAKLEPQRFHYWADKMGMLVWQDMPSMFDTNPSSEDAEQFEQEFEEMINEHYNSPSLFLWTVFNEGWGQYDTERITNWVEELDPTRLVSNASGWTDVGAGDVIDFHAYVGPDSPTPTEDRIAVLGEYGGLGLHVPGNEWSGNVFNYEMQSSKEELTNRYLGLIDGIKQLKEDPGLSAAVYTQITDVEIEINGLLSYDRKIEKADFDQIRNAHRELIGLVDNSDLEKLISEAQELLDNAEIGEKPGQYEQSVADALYSAIASAQEVLEQNDLSKESLKEAIEILEEAVNQFKDQVNPPIASGANVDHFDSESLSEEWSIYREVEERWSLTEVPGKLRILTSEGDSHEEANTLKNLFLRDAPEGNFEITTKLTAPIRQNHQQAGLYIWEDEDNYVRLGHVWDTNTTDGYSIESAKEENGSYSKPDNMVAHPGTDTIYLKLKKVNNQVTSYYWDGSEWIQAADPMEISLNNIKVGLYGTSTFAGDINADFDYFTLQNLLESPTDLQELMDSYIESGDLSGPLADQLTNTYKQAVHHYEKNSEAQALKFIEKYLTQIEKPSMQKHISEDAKEALVERAEAFAEQLN